In Thermococcus sp. 21S7, the following are encoded in one genomic region:
- a CDS encoding sodium-dependent transporter has product MDEVKKWTLYLTFLVAGFATSIGSIGLFPQFWLQYGITGIAVYMVFLAVFTYIAILEAETVMKSGYYFVELYNKVSRRPAMVLSIFIVVAMFLSYYTANTMLTVLSPLLGTGTIARLIAKVLMFIIVFLILTRVKEKTFSIMAFGSIVFVIAVTVTAVAFKVQIPENAAFLGLAKHMILARHELSLALIKTAAERALYGVGLGMAFYLMLGSFINERFNAKVIIGTGILIQLLIGVLSTITVVYAIAPTTPERLIQYVYGGEEGAIQMMADLPTILADYPMLLALIGLSTFFAGVTSLLPTAEIGIQIIGSMMGTGRNRAATYLIGTSLLIGIFDSPPSVADMVLKAVVLATFFTATYELYPVVSSGKKLSVPAMAVVAVGSLAFVVGGLYAFFGVFRTGGLYVVSGVLAAIVLLFGLFGDRLVAQKTAV; this is encoded by the coding sequence ATGGATGAAGTGAAGAAGTGGACCCTGTATCTTACGTTCCTGGTTGCAGGATTCGCCACGAGCATCGGTAGCATAGGTCTGTTTCCCCAGTTCTGGCTCCAATACGGCATTACAGGAATAGCAGTGTACATGGTCTTCCTCGCCGTGTTTACGTACATAGCCATACTCGAAGCAGAGACGGTTATGAAGTCTGGCTACTACTTCGTCGAGCTTTATAACAAGGTTTCTAGGCGGCCTGCAATGGTACTGTCCATCTTTATCGTCGTGGCGATGTTCCTTTCGTACTACACGGCCAACACCATGCTGACGGTGCTCTCTCCCCTCCTAGGCACTGGAACCATTGCCAGGCTGATAGCAAAGGTACTGATGTTCATCATAGTCTTTCTGATACTCACTAGGGTCAAGGAGAAGACGTTCTCCATAATGGCCTTTGGTTCGATAGTCTTCGTCATCGCTGTGACGGTGACCGCCGTTGCCTTTAAGGTTCAGATACCGGAGAACGCGGCGTTTCTGGGGCTGGCCAAGCATATGATACTTGCCAGACACGAACTGAGCCTTGCCCTGATAAAAACTGCCGCGGAAAGGGCCCTCTACGGTGTCGGCCTGGGAATGGCTTTCTACCTCATGCTGGGCAGCTTCATAAACGAGCGCTTCAACGCCAAGGTCATCATCGGAACGGGTATACTCATCCAGCTCCTCATAGGCGTTCTGTCAACCATAACCGTGGTTTACGCCATTGCCCCCACAACGCCGGAAAGACTCATTCAGTACGTCTACGGCGGGGAAGAGGGCGCCATTCAGATGATGGCCGACCTTCCCACCATACTCGCGGATTACCCCATGCTCCTGGCGTTGATAGGTCTTTCCACGTTCTTCGCCGGTGTGACCAGCCTGCTCCCAACCGCAGAGATTGGCATTCAGATCATCGGATCGATGATGGGTACAGGAAGAAACAGGGCCGCGACATACCTAATAGGAACCTCCCTCCTGATCGGTATCTTTGACTCTCCACCGTCGGTAGCCGATATGGTACTCAAGGCGGTTGTTCTTGCCACGTTCTTCACGGCAACATACGAGCTATACCCAGTGGTCTCATCCGGAAAGAAGCTTTCTGTGCCCGCTATGGCGGTGGTTGCAGTAGGCTCTCTCGCGTTCGTGGTTGGGGGCCTCTATGCCTTCTTCGGCGTGTTCAGGACAGGAGGACTCTACGTGGTCTCGGGTGTCTTGGCGGCCATCGTGTTGCTCTTCGGCCTCTTTGGCGACAGGCTGGTCGCCCAGAAAACGGCCGTATGA
- the malP gene encoding maltodextrin phosphorylase, with the protein MVELDTCTQDVIREKLPHPLKDLAELAYNYWWSWNRRATKLWEYIDPELWMEHKNPVKLLLDVPQSRLRELLKDDDFMNLYDLVTEQFESYMNPQSTWFSTNYPKWDRPIVYLCMEYGISRSLPIYSGGLGILAGDHVKTASDLGLPFIAIGLLYKHGYFRQEIERDGRQREVFPEYRPGEMPIKPVLGKDGKPLLVEVPIEDRIIYARAFEVTVGRVKIYLLDTDVPENDADDRTICDYLYNAEVDKRIKQEILLGIGGMRLLKALGIEPGVVHLNEGHPAFANLQRIAWYMDEGLTFTEALSIVRGTTVFTTHTPVPAGHDRFPIDEVRKRLAKFLEGREELLELGREDDQLNMTLLAIRTSSYVNGVSQLHAEVSKRMWKDLWPDVPIDEIPIEGITNGIHTMTWVHNEMRKLFDRYLGKIWREHTNLEGLWYAVEMIPDEELWEAHLEAKRQFIEFLRRKVMRRNERLGTDDPLPDMDENALIIGFARRFATYKRATLLFTDLERLKRILNDPERPVYLVFGGKAHPMDEAGKEFLKRVYEVSQMPEFRGKIFVMENYDMGSARLMVAGVDVWLNTPRRPMEASGTSGMKAGLNGVLNASIYDGWWVEGYNGKNGWVVGEESTEPETEADDAKDAGALYDLLEREIIPTYYGNRERWIYMMKESIKSIAPRFSTHRMVKEYVGRFYAKAMSNHIWLTRENYRGTKEIAAWKDRVTASWDSVRIEDLRVREDRSGFDVTVYLDGLAPEDVRVELYYGVKAEGYHVEKPYIIELRHPKDLGGNRWLYTYEGTALRHLGDPCWHYALRVYPHHEKLPHRFLLGLVKWRGFDA; encoded by the coding sequence ATGGTTGAACTCGACACCTGTACCCAAGATGTAATCAGGGAGAAGCTTCCACATCCCCTGAAGGATCTGGCGGAGCTGGCGTACAACTACTGGTGGAGCTGGAACCGGCGCGCCACAAAGCTTTGGGAGTACATAGACCCAGAGCTGTGGATGGAGCACAAGAACCCGGTTAAGCTCCTTCTCGACGTTCCCCAGAGCCGCCTCCGCGAGCTTCTCAAGGATGACGATTTCATGAACCTCTACGACCTGGTCACCGAGCAGTTTGAGAGCTACATGAACCCTCAGTCCACATGGTTCTCCACCAACTACCCCAAGTGGGACAGGCCGATAGTGTACTTGTGCATGGAGTACGGGATAAGCAGAAGCCTGCCCATCTACTCCGGGGGACTAGGCATCCTGGCAGGAGACCACGTCAAAACCGCCAGCGACCTCGGTTTGCCGTTCATCGCGATTGGCCTTCTCTACAAGCACGGTTATTTCCGGCAGGAAATCGAGAGGGACGGCAGGCAGAGGGAGGTCTTTCCGGAGTACAGGCCGGGTGAGATGCCGATTAAACCAGTTCTCGGCAAGGACGGAAAGCCCCTGCTGGTGGAGGTTCCAATAGAGGACAGAATCATATACGCGAGGGCCTTTGAGGTCACGGTCGGCAGGGTGAAGATATACCTCCTCGACACTGACGTACCGGAGAACGACGCCGACGACAGGACGATATGCGACTACCTTTACAACGCGGAGGTAGACAAGAGGATAAAGCAGGAGATACTCCTGGGAATCGGCGGCATGAGACTTTTGAAAGCCCTTGGAATAGAACCCGGCGTGGTTCACCTCAACGAAGGACACCCGGCATTTGCGAACCTCCAGAGGATCGCTTGGTACATGGATGAGGGCCTCACCTTCACCGAGGCGCTCAGCATAGTTCGGGGCACGACTGTTTTCACCACACACACCCCGGTTCCGGCGGGGCACGACAGGTTCCCGATAGATGAGGTTAGGAAGAGACTGGCAAAGTTCCTTGAGGGCAGGGAAGAGCTTTTGGAGCTCGGAAGGGAGGACGACCAGCTGAACATGACCCTCCTGGCCATAAGAACTTCGAGCTACGTCAACGGCGTAAGCCAGCTCCACGCGGAGGTCAGCAAGCGCATGTGGAAAGACCTCTGGCCCGACGTCCCGATAGACGAGATACCCATCGAGGGCATCACAAACGGAATCCACACCATGACGTGGGTTCACAACGAGATGAGGAAGCTCTTCGACCGCTATCTCGGCAAGATCTGGCGCGAGCACACCAACCTCGAAGGCCTCTGGTACGCCGTCGAGATGATTCCCGACGAGGAGCTTTGGGAGGCGCACCTCGAAGCCAAGAGGCAGTTCATAGAGTTCCTCAGGAGGAAGGTCATGAGGCGGAACGAGCGCCTTGGAACGGACGATCCCTTACCGGACATGGACGAGAACGCGCTCATAATCGGCTTTGCCAGGCGCTTCGCAACCTACAAGCGCGCAACCCTTCTGTTCACTGACCTTGAGCGGCTGAAGAGAATCCTCAACGACCCCGAAAGACCGGTTTACCTGGTCTTCGGCGGAAAGGCCCACCCGATGGACGAGGCCGGCAAGGAGTTCCTCAAACGCGTTTACGAAGTCAGCCAGATGCCCGAGTTCAGGGGCAAGATATTCGTGATGGAGAACTACGACATGGGCAGCGCCAGGCTCATGGTGGCGGGGGTTGACGTCTGGCTCAACACGCCGCGCAGGCCGATGGAGGCGAGCGGAACCAGCGGCATGAAGGCAGGACTAAACGGCGTCCTCAACGCGAGCATCTACGACGGCTGGTGGGTCGAGGGCTACAACGGTAAGAACGGCTGGGTCGTTGGCGAGGAGAGCACGGAGCCGGAGACCGAGGCCGACGACGCCAAGGACGCCGGGGCGCTCTACGACCTCCTGGAGAGGGAGATAATCCCGACCTACTACGGCAACAGGGAGAGATGGATATACATGATGAAGGAGAGCATCAAGAGCATAGCGCCGCGCTTCAGCACCCACAGGATGGTCAAGGAGTACGTCGGCAGGTTCTACGCGAAGGCCATGAGCAACCACATCTGGCTCACCCGCGAGAATTACAGGGGGACCAAGGAGATAGCCGCTTGGAAGGACCGCGTCACGGCGTCGTGGGACAGCGTGCGGATAGAGGACCTTCGGGTCAGGGAAGACAGAAGCGGCTTTGATGTCACCGTGTACCTCGACGGACTCGCGCCGGAGGACGTGAGGGTCGAACTCTACTACGGCGTCAAGGCTGAGGGCTACCACGTTGAGAAGCCCTACATCATCGAGCTTAGGCACCCGAAGGATCTCGGCGGGAACAGGTGGCTCTACACCTACGAGGGAACCGCCCTGAGGCACCTCGGCGACCCCTGCTGGCACTACGCGCTCCGTGTTTACCCGCACCACGAGAAGCTGCCCCACAGGTTCCTGCTTGGACTGGTTAAGTGGAGGGGCTTCGACGCTTGA
- a CDS encoding NDP-sugar synthase has protein sequence MKAVILAGGRGTRLLPLTVYRPKPMIPFFNRPLMEYTVQSLAKAGVDEVYVLVGYLKERIMEYFGDGSQWGIQIHYSNKDNVKLGTAGATKKVVKEMDDAFFVVSSDVLTNLDLKALYEYHSRKKALATIALSRVEDPSQYGIAIINEDGRILRFKEKPKPEEAFSNLVNAGIYVFEPEAFDLVPKGKSFDFSRDLFPRMLENDLALYGFPFNEYWNDVGRPSSYLQATEDVFLGRLVLPGLRTEGLKGNLEYGGALITGRRCVLRRPEVRGFAVLGDDVEIGRNVKIERSVIFSGAVIDEGAEIREAIIGENVHVGRGVVIQPGSVIGDNTLIEDFSKIGSNVKIWVESRIGKESIILPD, from the coding sequence ATGAAGGCAGTGATTTTGGCCGGGGGTAGGGGAACACGGTTGCTACCGCTGACCGTTTACAGGCCGAAGCCCATGATACCCTTCTTCAACAGGCCGCTGATGGAGTACACCGTCCAGAGTCTCGCGAAGGCTGGAGTGGATGAGGTCTACGTTCTGGTTGGGTACCTCAAGGAGCGCATAATGGAGTACTTCGGCGATGGAAGCCAGTGGGGAATCCAGATACACTACTCCAACAAGGACAACGTGAAGCTAGGAACGGCTGGTGCCACCAAAAAGGTGGTTAAAGAGATGGACGATGCGTTCTTTGTCGTTTCGAGCGATGTGCTTACGAATCTGGACCTAAAGGCACTCTACGAGTACCACTCGCGGAAAAAGGCCCTCGCCACGATAGCACTCTCCCGAGTCGAGGATCCGAGCCAGTACGGCATAGCGATAATAAACGAAGATGGGCGGATACTCCGCTTCAAGGAGAAACCAAAGCCGGAGGAAGCCTTCAGCAACCTCGTCAACGCCGGCATCTACGTCTTCGAGCCCGAAGCGTTTGACCTCGTACCCAAGGGCAAGAGCTTCGATTTTTCCAGGGATCTGTTTCCCAGGATGCTTGAGAACGACCTGGCCCTCTACGGATTCCCGTTCAACGAGTACTGGAACGACGTTGGCAGGCCGTCGAGCTACCTTCAGGCCACAGAGGACGTTTTTCTGGGTAGGCTTGTTCTGCCCGGCCTGAGAACAGAGGGCCTCAAGGGAAACCTTGAGTACGGGGGGGCTCTGATAACAGGCAGACGCTGCGTCCTGAGGCGGCCGGAGGTCAGGGGCTTCGCGGTGCTCGGAGACGACGTTGAAATAGGCAGAAACGTTAAAATAGAGCGTTCGGTGATATTTTCAGGAGCGGTGATAGATGAGGGTGCCGAGATTAGGGAGGCGATAATAGGGGAGAACGTCCACGTGGGCAGGGGCGTTGTTATACAGCCCGGTAGCGTTATCGGTGACAACACGCTCATAGAGGACTTCAGCAAGATAGGCTCCAACGTTAAGATTTGGGTGGAGTCTAGGATCGGTAAGGAGAGTATAATACTCCCGGATTGA
- a CDS encoding glutamate--tRNA ligase, giving the protein MNVEELILKYALINAYTHKGKANPKAVIGKVLGENPELRPKAKEVIPLVNEIVEKVNGMSIEEQGAKLREIYPEFFEAKKAKKEEKKGLPPLPKAEKGKVVTRFAPNPDGAFHLGNARAAILSHEYARLYGGRFILRFDDTDPKVKRPEPKFYDWILEDLEWLGFKIDEIHIASDRLEIYYDYAERLIKGGKAYVCTCPPEKFRELRDKGIACPHREEPVEVQLERWRKMLNGEYKEGEAVVRIKTDLKHPNPAVRDWPALRIIDNADHPRVGDKYRVWPLYNFASAIDDYELGVTHIFRGQEHAENETRQRYIYDYFGWEYPVTVHHGRLSIEGVILSKSKTRKGIQEGKYLGWDDPRLGTIRALKRRGIRPEAIRQLIIEVGLKRSDTTISWDNLAAINRHIIEPIANRYFFVADPIPMYIEGYDEEFIAEIPLHPDHPERGVRRLKFVPGKPVYVSRDDMELFKPGSFVRLKDLFNVEIIEASEDGIMAKFHSVDYEVAREHRWRMVHWVTEGKPCEVLVPEGDELVVRKGLLESDAGVSVDDVVQFERFGFVRIDEVGEKVVAIFAHR; this is encoded by the coding sequence ATGAACGTGGAGGAGCTTATACTGAAGTACGCGCTCATCAACGCTTACACCCACAAGGGGAAGGCGAATCCCAAGGCGGTTATAGGAAAGGTTCTCGGCGAGAACCCTGAGCTGAGGCCGAAGGCCAAGGAAGTGATTCCTCTGGTGAACGAAATCGTGGAGAAGGTCAACGGAATGAGCATCGAGGAGCAGGGAGCCAAGCTCAGGGAGATTTATCCCGAGTTCTTTGAGGCAAAGAAAGCCAAGAAGGAGGAAAAGAAAGGCCTCCCGCCCCTGCCGAAGGCCGAGAAGGGGAAGGTCGTTACCCGCTTCGCCCCCAATCCGGATGGAGCCTTCCACCTGGGCAACGCGAGGGCCGCTATTCTGAGCCACGAGTACGCGAGGCTCTACGGCGGCAGGTTCATCCTTCGCTTCGACGACACCGACCCAAAGGTTAAGAGGCCCGAACCCAAATTCTATGACTGGATACTGGAAGACCTCGAATGGCTCGGCTTCAAGATAGATGAGATACACATCGCCAGCGACAGGCTGGAGATATACTATGACTACGCTGAGAGGCTCATAAAGGGCGGAAAAGCCTACGTCTGTACCTGTCCGCCTGAGAAGTTCCGCGAGCTTAGGGACAAGGGCATCGCCTGCCCGCACAGGGAGGAGCCGGTCGAGGTTCAGCTGGAGCGCTGGAGGAAGATGCTGAACGGCGAATACAAGGAAGGAGAAGCCGTCGTCAGGATTAAGACCGACCTCAAGCACCCCAATCCTGCGGTGAGGGACTGGCCGGCGCTGAGAATAATCGACAACGCGGACCACCCGCGCGTCGGTGACAAGTACCGCGTCTGGCCCCTCTACAACTTCGCCTCGGCCATAGACGACTATGAACTCGGCGTTACCCACATCTTCCGCGGCCAGGAGCACGCGGAGAACGAGACGAGACAGCGCTACATCTACGACTATTTCGGCTGGGAGTACCCGGTCACCGTCCACCACGGAAGGCTGAGCATAGAGGGCGTGATTCTCAGCAAGTCCAAGACGAGGAAGGGAATCCAGGAGGGCAAGTACCTCGGCTGGGACGACCCAAGGCTCGGAACCATAAGGGCCCTCAAGAGGCGCGGCATAAGGCCGGAGGCAATAAGGCAACTCATCATCGAGGTCGGCCTCAAGCGGAGCGACACGACCATAAGCTGGGACAACCTCGCGGCGATAAACAGGCACATCATCGAGCCGATAGCCAACAGGTACTTCTTCGTGGCCGATCCGATACCCATGTACATAGAGGGCTATGACGAGGAATTCATTGCCGAGATTCCGCTCCATCCGGACCATCCGGAGCGCGGTGTCAGGAGGCTCAAGTTCGTGCCTGGAAAGCCGGTTTACGTCTCAAGGGACGACATGGAGCTCTTCAAGCCGGGCAGCTTCGTCCGCCTTAAGGACCTCTTCAACGTCGAGATAATCGAGGCGAGCGAAGACGGGATTATGGCGAAGTTCCACAGCGTTGACTACGAAGTTGCCAGGGAGCACCGCTGGAGGATGGTTCACTGGGTCACCGAAGGAAAGCCCTGCGAGGTTCTCGTGCCTGAGGGAGACGAGCTGGTGGTCAGAAAGGGTCTCCTGGAGAGCGATGCCGGGGTCAGCGTGGACGACGTTGTCCAGTTCGAGCGCTTCGGATTCGTCAGAATCGATGAGGTTGGGGAGAAGGTCGTGGCGATATTCGCCCACAGGTAA
- a CDS encoding phosphoenolpyruvate carboxykinase (GTP): MMNALERLERLLDKEQFEKIRAINNPELHEFLAEWIEWLEPDKVFVCTDSEEDEHYVRWKALYYGEERILETPNHTVHYDNYYDQARDKANTKLLVPGGKEIPFLNTKDRDEGLREIRELMKGVMRGKELFVCFFVLGPKNSVFTIPAVQLTDSAYVAHSEFILYRKGYEEFRRLGRQARFFRFVHSAGELDERKTSKNLDRRRIYIDLIGETVYSVNTQYGGNTIGLKKLAFRLTIQRAIREGWLSEHMFLMRVNGPNGRKTYFTGAYPSMCGKTSTAMISWENIVGDDLAFIMPFNGVARGANVEKGVFGIIQGVNPEDDPIIWRVLHSPVEIIFSNVLVKEGKPYWNEMGVEIPEEGENHSGKWWRGKKDAEGNEIPPSHKNARFTVSLEHFPNVDLEALEAPCGVEVGGMIFGGRDKDTWPPVREAFNWKHGVVTMGAALESETTAATLGKEGVRAFNPMAILDFMSVPLGDYIRNYLEFEKKLRKAPRIFAVNYFLRDENGNWLNHKLDKAVWLKWMELRVHGDVDAIETPIGYIPKYEDLARLFREVLNKEYTREAYEKQFTIRIPELLAKIERIERIYREKVKEVPEELFQVLEEERKRLLEARAKYGDYISPFALEAG, translated from the coding sequence ATTATGAACGCCTTGGAGAGGCTTGAAAGGCTCCTCGACAAAGAGCAGTTTGAAAAAATCAGGGCGATAAACAATCCCGAACTCCACGAGTTTTTGGCGGAATGGATCGAATGGCTTGAGCCCGATAAGGTTTTCGTTTGCACCGATAGCGAAGAGGACGAGCACTACGTCCGCTGGAAGGCCCTCTATTATGGGGAGGAAAGAATCCTTGAGACCCCCAACCACACCGTCCACTACGACAACTACTACGACCAGGCTAGGGACAAGGCCAACACCAAGCTCCTCGTTCCCGGAGGTAAGGAGATTCCCTTCCTCAACACCAAGGACAGGGACGAAGGCTTGAGGGAGATACGGGAGCTTATGAAGGGTGTTATGCGCGGCAAGGAGCTCTTCGTATGCTTCTTCGTCCTTGGGCCGAAGAACTCGGTTTTCACGATTCCAGCCGTCCAGCTCACCGATTCAGCCTACGTAGCCCACTCAGAGTTCATCCTCTATCGGAAGGGCTACGAGGAATTCAGGCGCCTTGGGAGGCAGGCTAGGTTCTTCCGCTTCGTCCACTCCGCCGGCGAACTCGACGAGAGGAAGACCAGCAAGAACCTCGACAGGAGGCGCATCTACATAGACCTCATCGGGGAGACTGTTTACTCCGTCAACACCCAGTACGGAGGGAACACCATAGGCCTCAAGAAGCTCGCCTTCAGGCTTACCATCCAGCGCGCCATCAGGGAAGGGTGGCTCAGTGAGCACATGTTCCTGATGCGCGTCAACGGCCCCAACGGAAGGAAGACCTACTTCACCGGCGCCTACCCGAGCATGTGCGGAAAGACATCCACCGCCATGATAAGCTGGGAGAACATCGTCGGCGACGATTTGGCCTTTATAATGCCATTCAACGGCGTTGCCCGGGGAGCCAACGTCGAGAAGGGCGTCTTCGGCATCATCCAGGGCGTCAACCCGGAGGACGACCCGATTATCTGGCGGGTTCTCCACTCACCGGTCGAGATAATCTTCTCGAACGTTCTCGTCAAGGAAGGAAAGCCCTACTGGAACGAGATGGGTGTTGAGATTCCGGAGGAGGGCGAGAACCACAGCGGAAAGTGGTGGCGCGGAAAGAAGGACGCCGAAGGAAATGAGATACCTCCGAGCCACAAGAACGCGCGCTTTACAGTCAGCCTTGAGCACTTCCCGAACGTTGACTTGGAGGCCCTCGAAGCCCCGTGCGGCGTTGAGGTCGGCGGAATGATATTCGGCGGCCGCGACAAGGACACCTGGCCTCCTGTGAGAGAGGCCTTCAACTGGAAGCACGGCGTCGTTACGATGGGCGCCGCCCTTGAGAGCGAGACGACCGCTGCGACCCTCGGTAAGGAGGGCGTCCGTGCCTTTAACCCGATGGCCATACTCGACTTCATGAGCGTTCCGCTGGGGGACTACATCAGGAACTACCTTGAGTTCGAGAAGAAGCTGAGGAAGGCCCCAAGGATATTCGCCGTCAACTACTTCCTCCGCGACGAGAACGGCAACTGGCTCAACCACAAGCTCGATAAAGCAGTCTGGCTCAAGTGGATGGAGTTAAGAGTTCACGGCGACGTCGATGCCATTGAGACGCCGATAGGTTACATTCCGAAGTACGAGGATTTGGCGAGGCTCTTCAGGGAGGTTCTGAACAAGGAGTACACCAGGGAAGCCTACGAGAAGCAGTTCACGATAAGGATTCCCGAGTTGCTGGCGAAGATTGAGCGCATCGAAAGGATATACCGCGAGAAGGTCAAGGAAGTCCCCGAGGAGCTCTTCCAGGTTCTTGAGGAAGAGAGAAAGCGCCTTCTTGAGGCCAGAGCGAAGTACGGGGACTACATCAGCCCCTTCGCCCTTGAGGCGGGGTGA